In Camelina sativa cultivar DH55 chromosome 13, Cs, whole genome shotgun sequence, the genomic window GATTCTTGTGGTGGCAAAAACGGTTGAGATTTACCAGATTCTGATAATGACGGAGGCGCGGATGGAGGCCTTGTTTCATTAATGGATTTAGATAGTGGAGGCGGTTGGGACGGTGGAGACGGTGGGTATTTGGCTTCTGATGGTGATGAAGGCGATTGAGTATCACCTTTCTCGGACGGTGATGGTGGCGATGCTTCCGACGGAGGCGATGATCGGAACCGAGTTTCGTTAACGGATTTAGATGTCAGAAGCGATGAATGAAAATTTTCGTTTGTTGACGGCGAAGACGGTGGTATTATGGCTTCTAGTAAAAGCGGATGAGATTCTCTAGATTCTGATAATGCCGGTGGTGGTGGCGACGAAATTAATTGTGTTTGGGAAATATTTTCATCAGTGGATTTAGACGGGAGTGGAGACGATTGGGATTGGAATTCTTCATTAGCGTTTAACGTTGACGGTGAAGATGGTGGAGGAGTCATGGCTGCTTGTGATGTTTCTGATAATGTTGGAGGCGATGGTCGTAATCGAGTTTCATTAATGGATGTAGACGGTGGAGatgtattggaattgaattctTCATTAGTGTCAAGCGTTAAAGGTGAAGAAGGTGGGGATTTGGCTTCGGGTGGTGGTAAAGGCATCTGAGATTCTGGTCCTGACAATGACGGTGGTGATGCTTGCGGCGGAGGTGATCGAGGAGACCGTCGAGACTGAGATTCTTCGGTAGGCTTTAGCGTTGACGGAGGGGACAATGGCGTTTTTGCTTTTGGTGTTGTTGGTGTAGGAGGCACCAAGGCTAGAGATTGCAGTTGAGACTCAGTGGACTCTTGTGGGGAGTTAGGTGGTGATTCGATAAGTAGATTTCGATGTGTTTTGACATGTTTTGACATCAGTGGCGGTATTAGCGGTGACTTGGGTGGTGAGTGGATAAGTAGACTCCGATGTGTTTCGACATGTTTTGACATGAGTGGTGGCATTGGCTGCGACTGAGACTCTTCCTTTGGTTTTGGTGATAACGGCGACAATGTTGATGACTTTGGTTGTGGTGGAGAGCCGCCGCTATTTTGACGGGATTCGATAAAAGGAACTGTTGATGTTGAAGGTATCGGAGATGAAAATTGAGTTGGAGGAGGTGACTGTGGTGGCGATTGAGACAATGTTTCTTGAAGAGTCATTCGTGGTGGCGGTGGTTGTTGGCTGACGTTTTGACGTAACTGGACAAGTCTAGCTAAGTTTCCGAGCCGAAACCTCCGGCGAGATTGTCGATTATTAAACATTATTCTCTCAACTCTCACTAGTTTATTGGATCGGTGTGAGTATGTAGAATTGTTTCCATACGTTTGGTTCAAATAGATAAGCTAAAAGCTCAAGAACGAGAGGAGACAACTTTAGCCTACACGAAACATACCTTATTGAGACAAGTATATCAGTAACACAAAGAAAAGTATTGGATTCACTTTATTAGATACGTTCTTctcacaaattttaaaatacgtGTTCAGAATCAGATACCTTTCATTTCAGAATTACAAAAATTACTCATTTAGTATATACGCTTATTAAATGTAGGAATATGTGattaaacaaaatcaactttGACTAAACAAAACctacttagatttttttttttaacgaaaacTCTAGATCCAGTATTTTATTGGCAGTTTTTTCAATTATGTACGTTACctcagatatttttaaaattgttaacaaattattattatttttaatacataaaaaaagggaaattgaaatatttataactgTATTAATCATCTCCGGGTGGATAATATGTTAAAGGACTGCAATTCTTTCATTTTATCGTCAGCCATGGATACTCTCTCAGCCTCCGTTTCATCTTTCAACCTCCCTTCTCTCCCTCCACAGCCGCAACCACCGTTGAGATCCATCTCCCGCCGCTTTAAATCCACAGTTAACGCTGCCGCCGCTTCGGCTTCATCTACCAATCTTTCAAAACCAGCATCGACGTCATcaccttcttcctcatcatcatactcacacaacaacaaaaaccctagtttctccAGAGCAATCTCGTTTCCGCTTCCGCAGACAAAACCCTCGAGAGTTGCTACTCCTCCGGTGCACGATAAAGCGGCCTCAGGGTTTGCTGCGGCGCTCGTGAGCGTTTGTCAATCGAAGAATTGTCTTGGTCGGACTCAAGAAGATGTCAGAAGATTGATGGAGTTTCTTGTgggagaagataagaagaggaaCAAAGTCATCTTAGTCAACGATGTGGTTGAGAGAGGCAGATTTGGTAAACACATAAAGGGCTTGGTCAAGATGTTGATGACAAGAGGTAAATCTGGGATTCTGGTTGATGTCTTAATGGAATTTGAGAGAATCTGTAATGAATTAGTCTTTGTTGATTCAACAAAACTTGTCCGGGTTGCTTGATGATAACATACTGAGTttatacacaaaaaaatcatagacTATATTAAATCCAAAGTTTGCTTCTTTGGTTAAGGTCTTAATTGACTTTGAGAGAATATGTAATAGATTTTCTTAAGATTATATCAAATCCAAACTTTGTTTTTTCGTCCACATCTTAAAGCTAACAATTCTAATGATTAGACTAGGGTGTTcattttgaattattatgttttcctttttttcatcCTCTGACTGATCTTTGGTTGAGAATGGAAACTGAAAGAAtctgtaataatttgttttgtctgtgtttcttgatgaaacaaaaattgcatgaaAAAGAGATTAATTACATCAAATCCAACGTTTGTTTCCACATGATGTAATTAATCTCTGGTCAAAGGACCAGTTCTCCACCTCTTTTGGACCAAAAGACATTCTGCACAGAATACAACCGGGACAGATGTTCACAGCTCCATCAAAAGGGAGGGGTAGCTTTTGTTTCAATTGGCTGTCCTAGCTACGCATGCTTTATGATTCTCCAAGTAAGGCGATTTTTAATGTAGTTAAAAAACACTTTTAgaatcaaatgttttttcaGACGATGACCTTGGAGACTTACCGGCCTCGCTCTCTCTTAAAACATGGATATAGCTAATTGGGTCTCTTCTCCCATTCTTTACTATTTtattcaacatttcaaagaaccaaaaaataactaatttgctgccatatataaacaatcacacctacaatttatatttgtatagaatttaatgtaaactatactcaaagtatcaaacaatcaaatagtttatatatatatatatatatatgattttaccatagtcacaaaataatataaatatataaacaattaaatcaaaagagtcccTCCAGACTCCCAACTCAGCTTTTTAGCTCTCCTATTCACACATCATTAACAACTTTATTCAATCCAATTATAACACTTAATACAGCTAAGCATTATATTCCAATAAAAACAGTAGTAATTTTGAAGGGAATCGAGCAAAGTGGAGACTCTAGCAATTCCAATCAATACAATCCAGACTCCCAACTCAGCGTTTTAAGCTCTCCTATTCACACATCATTAAAAACTTtatccaatcaaattataacactTAATACAGCTAAGCATTATATTCCAATAAAAACAGTAGTAATTTTGAATTATCATGTTtgattgttttcctttttttctttcatcttctgaCTGATCTTTGGTTGAGGGTTTAATGGAAACTGAGAGaatctttaataattttttttgtctgtgtttcttgatgaaacaaaaattgcatgCAAAAGAGATTACATCAAATCCAAAGTTTGATTATGCGtccacaaaaattttaaaaaacaacatgTTACTACTACTGTGTTTTTGGTTGAGGTTTCcttaatgaaacaaaagattGTAAGAAAAAAGTTACAGTCTTTTGTCTATTGGTGTAGACCAGACTTTTACAttgtcttgatcttcttcttgattcttgtcCTTCTGCTTCTCCCAATGAACTTAAGACCTTCATCGATTAAAATCACAGGGAAGGAAACAAGAATAACCACAAACCATTCCCTGAAACTCAAAGGCACGATCCCAAACACATTAGCTAAGAAAGGAACATAGAGGATGACGCAGTGAAGCGCAAAGGAGACGGTCATTGCCACAAGAAGCCAAGGGTTTCTCCATGGCGGCATCTTTAAGAGACTGTTGTCTTCAGACAAAGCGTTCAACGAGTTGAACATCTCAATTGCCACAAGAACAGAGAGCGATAGAGTCATTGGCTTGACTTTCCCTAAAGTGAAGTAATCGCAAGGATTTTTCTCAAACGCGACTGTCCTAAGACCACCTGCGATTGTGTAAGGAGCCGCTGTGAAGTTGGTTCCCCACGAAGAACACTCTGACCAATTCTGAAGCTGATTGAAGCTGACCAATGTATGTCCATCTGCGATGAGGCTAATACCGAGGAAAGAAGCTTGTGTGTACCACAAGACAAAGATTCCAACAGTGGCAACTCCAACATAAGAACCAATCACTAGATATCGGATAAGAACCCACGAATCAATGAGGGAATCATCGCTTTTGCGCGGTGGTTTCTTCATAATATCAATATCAGCTGGATTGAAGCCTAACGCTGTAGCTGGTGGACCATCAGTTACCAGATTAACCCAAAGAAGCTGAACCGGTATCATACATTCCGGTATCCCCAATGCCGCCGTTAGGAAGATAGAGATCACCTCTCCAACGTTTGATGATATCATATACCTTGAAATCATTTATTTCCACAAGATCAGTACAATTACAGAGGAAAAAGCAGAACAAACATGATCTTTTTGTTGTTACCTGATAAAAGCTTTCATGTTGTTGTAAATGGACCGACCCTCTGCTACAGCTGAGACGATAGTGCTGAAATTATCATCTGCAAGTACCATATCCGAAGCTTCTTTCGCAACCTGACAATGCACAGAAGCATCATAGAGTAAGTATTAATGTCTTTAAAACTTAAggtctcagtttttttttgctcagTTAACATGTTTTTACAGTTaagttagttaatttttttacctCTGTTCCAGTGATTCCCATGGCGATTCCAATGTCAGCGAGTTTCAAAGCAGGAGCATCATTCACACCATCACCAGTCATCGCAACGATCTCTCCCATTTCCTTAAGCATCCTAACTATTTCTTGCTTATGCCTTGGCTCAGCTCGAGAGAACACTTTCCCTCCAGATTTGGACAAGATTTCGGATCTCCTTGAAGCGGGAAGAGACATGAACTCTTTACCGGTGAAGCTACTCTGTGAAAGATCTTCATTCTCCGAGAACAATCTAATCTCACAACAAATAGCTTCAGCTGTTGATTTGTTATCTCCAGTTATCACCATTACTCTAATCCCAGCGTCTCTGCAATCTTCGATTGCTCTGCCAACTTCTTCGCGTGGAGGATCTCTAAGACCAACAACTCCAACGAAGATTAGATTTGTTTCGATGTTCGAATAGCTACAAGGGTCTAAAAGCTTCTTGTGTGAAGGATGTTCTTCAGAAGAGTAATCTGAAAACTCTTCTAATTCGTCTTTGTAAGCCAATCCTAAACATCTCAATCCCTTTGAAGTCATTTCAGAATGTTTCTTGAGGATTACTTCTCTGCTAGATTCATCTAAAGGGACAAGAGTTCCATCAGCAAGCTGTGCAGATGAACTTCTCTCAAGTATACTCTCAGCTGCTCCCTGCAAAGAAATTAAAAGGGAAGATTCAGAAAACGTTTTTAACAAGAGAAGGCAATAATGATGTTTTACCTTAACGAGAAGCCGGTTTTGTCCATTTGGTTCGCGCACAATAACACTCATGGACTTACGGACACGATCAAACTCCAATGTCGCTACcttttttgatcttttgttcCACCAATCGCAACAAGCTGATGCAGCAAATATGGAGAAAAGATCAATGAATGAAAACTACGGTGTAATgatttgaaaacattataaaatNTAAGAACTTCTCTCAAGTATACTCTCAGCTGCACCCTGCAAAGAAATTAAAGGGGAAGATTCAGATAAcgtttttaactaaaaacaagagaagaggCAATAATGATGTTTTACCTTAACGAGGAGCCGGTTTTGTCCATTTGGTTCGCGCACAATAACACTCATGGACTTACGGACACGATCAAACTCCAATGTCGCTACcttttttgatcttttgttcCACCAATCGCAACAAGCTGATGCAGCAAGAATGGAGAAAAGATCAGTGAATGAAAACTATGGTGTAATgatttgaaaacattataaaattgTAATGGTGATTCTACAGACAATGTAATGGTGTGAAAACATTATAAAACTTACCTAGCTTCACTGAGCTACCATTGTCTGAAAAGTTAGCAACTTCCTCAATGTTCTCACCGTTCTTCTTCTCTAGAATACCCATTTTCTCAACAAGCACTTTCAAGGCAGCTTCAGTAGGCAAACCTGAAGCTCTAAACAATTTGCCTTCATAGAACACTCCAGCATCATTACAAATTGAACATATCTCAGCCACAGCTTGCAAGTTAGCAATATCCATATTGTTGCATCCCCAATCCACAATTCCACCATCTGTAGGATCATAGGTCGTACCATTGACTGAAAACACCCGAGTAGTCGTTGTTTCACCGCCTAACGTGAAGAACTCCGTTGCAGACATCTGGTTTGTTGTTAAAGTCCCGGTCTTGTCTGAACAGATCACAGTTGTGCAACCAAGTGTCTCAACACTTGGAAGCTTCCTCACTATCGCGTTCTTCTGCGCCATTTTCCTCGTCCCTAAGGCTAGACACGTCGTGATCACAGCAGGTAAACCCTCGGGGATAGCTGCCACGGCTAGAGCAACAGCGATTTTGAAGTAGTAAGTACATTTCTCGAAAGAGAACCTGAAATTCACAGGCTTATAGCCATCCACAACGTCCCAAGACACGAAGTTCTTGTAGTTAATCATCCACACAAGAACACAGACTATGCAGATAGCTGTAGTAAGTCTATTCCCAAACTCGTCTAGCTTCTTCTTTAACGGAGTCTCGCTCTCTTCAAGCGAAGCCTCGTGAATCTGCTTTTGTATTTTCCCGATTTCAGTATCCATACCGATACTCGTGACAATGCAAACGCAGCTTCCATTAGCAACCGTTGTTCCCGCGAAAACCATATTCTCTTTTCCTTGCAGTTCACAATCGTTCGTGACAACAAGATTGGCTCCTTTCAAAACAGGCATTGCCTCTCCGGTTAAAGAGCTTTGCTCGACTCTTAACGTCGACGTTTTCAAACCGGAAACTCTCATATCAGCAGGGACTTTATCTCCTACGTTCAACTCCACTATATCCCCAGGGACAAGCTCTCTAGCAGGCAGATTCGGCAACACAGTGCCGTCTCTCAAAACCTTTGCAGATTCACATTGCATCTCTTTAAGAGCTTCAAGGGCTTTCTCAGCATTGCTCTCTTGCCACACACCAACCACAGCGttcaaaatcagaatcaaaacAATGACAAATGGCTCAACGAAAGCCTCGAACCCGGAACCTGAGCCATCATGCTCCTCGCTTTCGCCTAAAAAGGCTAGAACGAAAGAGATAAACGCAGCACCGAGAAGAATCTTCACAAGCGTATCGTCAAACTGTTCCAACACAAGATGCCATAAAGGCTTGCCTTTCTCCTTGGCGAGCTCGTTGTAACCGCAATTCTGACGACGGATTTGAACATCTTCGCTTGTTATACCCTTGTCTAGCCTTGTATTGTACTCTTTCAGACATTGCTCAACAGACCATGACCACGCCCAGAAGgacttctcctcctccatcgattcaaaagcttttttttttttgctttggaatcaattactcaaaaaaataaaacggttttttttgttaatatcaaaTTCCTGCAATGAAACAATGAAATTTAAGTCAAATAACAAACTAAATAATCAAGATCTGATTAAAATAGAAACCCAGAAACGAAAAACAAAGAACTGGGGTGAGTATAAAGttagagagagaaacagagtataaagtataaaccatAAAGACTCTTACCTAAACTCCAAGAAGACACACACCAGCAGTAAGTGCTTTCGTCATAGAACTTTGATTACTATATGAGAGAAACTTcatcaagaaagaaaataaaaatgaatgattTGACTAAAAGTTTGCTTGGAGACAAAGCAGAAGACCTtcgaattttaatttttgaaaaaaaaaaaaaaaggaggaaaaatTTTAATTCCCAAAATTTGATTCGCCTTCTACCACTAAAAATGAAGAAGGACAAATCCTGATTTGGACAAGTCGtggtttttgtgtttgaaactcgttttccttcttttttgtttttatgaatatttttttcttttatgcttttacttcttcttcttctcttcttctcttcttctctttggttgTGGTTTTGCTTTACAGAAAAGCGAAGGTTTAGGTAATAGTGGTGTGTGTGGTCCAATCTTATTGGTTGTTcataaagaagaaactgaacGTTATTTATTCTGTACTTTAAAAACACCATATTACCCTTCATTTATAACCGTTATTACGTGTTTTGACTTTCCCCTTTCCCGTACGGCTCCGGTCGATTCGATATTTGGTAATTGGGATATTCCATTTCTAATAAAAttcaattaactttttttttttttaactaatcaaAGCAAAAAGTCAAATGATTTAAAGACTTCGAACAAccagtaaaataaataattaatttttctctatttcaaaACATGTGTCAGTAGGAGTGCCTTGTCTGAAAATCGGCAGCCTATTCCTATTGTACCACCATTATTTATTCTTTATACtcgtatttttcttgtttttgggtTACAACAAAAAGTGAAGTTCCTCGAAGTTTCTTCCATTATTATTGCCTCTCTGCCTACTCTACCTCCACTACGCTGTCTATATGTTttactatcttattatatacacGTCTAATGgcaaactcatatatatatataaagtatagttTCCTTATTTTTGGTGCCACTTCAGCACTTTCCTATTTTTGtaagtttatattttctaaataagcTTATATTTTCGAACTGAAATATTTCTGCTAAAGCCCATTTAAttatcttaattttgttttcggCGGAATAAAACTCCTTTTCCCGATTCCACAACGGACGATGGCGATGTTGACCTGAATCGTCCCTACTCTTCTCATTCTTTTATCATGTTCTCCTAATGGAAGAAATAAATGGATTCCCTCTCTTCGATCCTTGAAATAAATGTTCTCCAATCTTACATACAACTTTTCGATGTCTTCCATCTCTTCGATCTCCATTGTAACGTTTTTCTATTAGTGTAATTCATCCCGTTCAATGCTCTATCTTGCAATTGAAGACCCACTACTCTATCTTTAATTGGTGTAAGTCCTATATAatgtcttcttctccaatttaTTCTTCATATATTTGTCTTTGTCTCTTTGATTTCTCCTCGCTAAAATGCATTCCCCTGTCGTTTCATTCGAAAATCTCAAAGCTGGTCGCCTTCACCAAAGATCGTTGGAAGAATGCTTCGTCACTGGCCTGCTCGCAATGTCAAAAAAAGGAGGCCAACTCATGGGCGTCGACTTCCTACTTA contains:
- the LOC104737654 gene encoding leucine-rich repeat extensin-like protein 5 translates to MFNNRQSRRRFRLGNLARLVQLRQNVSQQPPPPRMTLQETLSQSPPQSPPPTQFSSPIPSTSTVPFIESRQNSGGSPPQPKSSTLSPLSPKPKEESQSQPMPPLMSKHVETHRSLLIHSPPKSPLIPPLMSKHVKTHRNLLIESPPNSPQESTESQLQSLALVPPTPTTPKAKTPLSPPSTLKPTEESQSRRSPRSPPPQASPPSLSGPESQMPLPPPEAKSPPSSPLTLDTNEEFNSNTSPPSTSINETRLRPSPPTLSETSQAAMTPPPSSPSTLNANEEFQSQSSPLPSKSTDENISQTQLISSPPPPALSESRESHPLLLEAIIPPSSPSTNENFHSSLLTSKSVNETRFRSSPPSEASPPSPSEKGDTQSPSSPSEAKYPPSPPSQPPPLSKSINETRPPSAPPSLSESGKSQPFLPPQESRIPPSPPSTLNATEKSQSQPLLPSKSINQTLFRSSPLSEALSKSGESQPSVPLPEVKTPPSMPKVNKEFQSQTPPPPLPSKSVAETQLRSSPPPSLLKSDIKSQSQTSPFSTRVEESQSQPPPPLLPSKSTDETRFKSPPSSSDSVESQSSLPPSKAKNLPSSPSMLKAKEDFRSETSPPPEAKIPPSPPSTLSETEKSQHQSPPPFLPSKSIDGTRSQSLLPPSTYTENPNSTPPPLLSSKAAKNLRSQSQMKTPIPSPSTSPATINAPPSPPPKSPPPLSSSLKSQIISSPKLSSLQTEPNKSTESHTSADHNKDLNHNSDKPDVKLMKNKNRGKAIWSEKKTEPMIMMFINSNVQGLNTSLSLDSSSFDHEPGVHLTIDSGHSCDFSSKVF
- the LOC104737656 gene encoding calcium-transporting ATPase 2, endoplasmic reticulum-type-like isoform X2: MEEEKSFWAWSWSVEQCLKEYNTRLDKGITSEDVQIRRQNCGYNELAKEKGKPLWHLVLEQFDDTLVKILLGAAFISFVLAFLGESEEHDGSGSGFEAFVEPFVIVLILILNAVVGVWQESNAEKALEALKEMQCESAKVLRDGTVLPNLPARELVPGDIVELNVGDKVPADMRVSGLKTSTLRVEQSSLTGEAMPVLKGANLVVTNDCELQGKENMVFAGTTVANGSCVCIVTSIGMDTEIGKIQKQIHEASLEESETPLKKKLDEFGNRLTTAICIVCVLVWMINYKNFVSWDVVDGYKPVNFRFSFEKCTYYFKIAVALAVAAIPEGLPAVITTCLALGTRKMAQKNAIVRKLPSVETLGCTTVICSDKTGTLTTNQMSATEFFTLGGETTTTRVFSVNGTTYDPTDGGIVDWGCNNMDIANLQAVAEICSICNDAGVFYEGKLFRASGLPTEAALKVLVEKMGILEKKNGENIEEVANFSDNGSSVKLACCDWWNKRSKKVATLEFDRVRKSMSVIVREPNGQNRLLVKGAAESILERSSYAQLADGTLVPLDESSREVILKKHSEMTSKGLRCLGLAYKDELEEFSDYSSEEHPSHKKLLDPCSYSNIETNLIFVGVVGLRDPPREEVGRAIEDCRDAGIRVMVITGDNKSTAEAICCEIRLFSENEDLSQSSFTGKEFMSLPASRRSEILSKSGGKVFSRAEPRHKQEIVRMLKEMGEIVAMTGDGVNDAPALKLADIGIAMGITGTEVAKEASDMVLADDNFSTIVSAVAEGRSIYNNMKAFIRYMISSNVGEVISIFLTAALGIPECMIPVQLLWVNLVTDGPPATALGFNPADIDIMKKPPRKSDDSLIDSWVLIRYLVIGSYVGVATVGIFVLWYTQASFLGISLIADGHTLVSFNQLQNWSECSSWGTNFTAAPYTIAGGLRTVAFEKNPCDYFTLGKVKPMTLSLSVLVAIEMFNSLNALSEDNSLLKMPPWRNPWLLVAMTVSFALHCVILYVPFLANVFGIVPLSFREWFVVILVSFPVILIDEGLKFIGRSRRTRIKKKIKTM
- the LOC104737655 gene encoding uncharacterized protein LOC104737655, translating into MLKDCNSFILSSAMDTLSASVSSFNLPSLPPQPQPPLRSISRRFKSTVNAAAASASSTNLSKPASTSSPSSSSSYSHNNKNPSFSRAISFPLPQTKPSRVATPPVHDKAASGFAAALVSVCQSKNCLGRTQEDVRRLMEFLVGEDKKRNKVILVNDVVERGRFGKHIKGLVKMLMTRGKSGILVDVLMEFERICNELVFVDSTKLVRVA
- the LOC104737656 gene encoding calcium-transporting ATPase 2, endoplasmic reticulum-type-like isoform X1, with the translated sequence MEEEKSFWAWSWSVEQCLKEYNTRLDKGITSEDVQIRRQNCGYNELAKEKGKPLWHLVLEQFDDTLVKILLGAAFISFVLAFLGESEEHDGSGSGFEAFVEPFVIVLILILNAVVGVWQESNAEKALEALKEMQCESAKVLRDGTVLPNLPARELVPGDIVELNVGDKVPADMRVSGLKTSTLRVEQSSLTGEAMPVLKGANLVVTNDCELQGKENMVFAGTTVANGSCVCIVTSIGMDTEIGKIQKQIHEASLEESETPLKKKLDEFGNRLTTAICIVCVLVWMINYKNFVSWDVVDGYKPVNFRFSFEKCTYYFKIAVALAVAAIPEGLPAVITTCLALGTRKMAQKNAIVRKLPSVETLGCTTVICSDKTGTLTTNQMSATEFFTLGGETTTTRVFSVNGTTYDPTDGGIVDWGCNNMDIANLQAVAEICSICNDAGVFYEGKLFRASGLPTEAALKVLVEKMGILEKKNGENIEEVANFSDNGSSVKLACCDWWNKRSKKVATLEFDRVRKSMSVIVREPNGQNRLLVKGAAESILERSSSAQLADGTLVPLDESSREVILKKHSEMTSKGLRCLGLAYKDELEEFSDYSSEEHPSHKKLLDPCSYSNIETNLIFVGVVGLRDPPREEVGRAIEDCRDAGIRVMVITGDNKSTAEAICCEIRLFSENEDLSQSSFTGKEFMSLPASRRSEILSKSGGKVFSRAEPRHKQEIVRMLKEMGEIVAMTGDGVNDAPALKLADIGIAMGITGTEVAKEASDMVLADDNFSTIVSAVAEGRSIYNNMKAFIRYMISSNVGEVISIFLTAALGIPECMIPVQLLWVNLVTDGPPATALGFNPADIDIMKKPPRKSDDSLIDSWVLIRYLVIGSYVGVATVGIFVLWYTQASFLGISLIADGHTLVSFNQLQNWSECSSWGTNFTAAPYTIAGGLRTVAFEKNPCDYFTLGKVKPMTLSLSVLVAIEMFNSLNALSEDNSLLKMPPWRNPWLLVAMTVSFALHCVILYVPFLANVFGIVPLSFREWFVVILVSFPVILIDEGLKFIGRSRRTRIKKKIKTM